The genomic DNA AACGCCAATCACACCCAATGGCGTGCGCACACGGCGGATGTGTAGGCCGGTTGGTTGGGTCCATTCTTCCAACACCGCGCCCACAGGATCGTCTTGCGCTGCGACGGATTTTAGCCCGTTAACCATGCCCTCAATCCGCGCTTCGTCCAGCATCAGACGGTCCAGCATCGCTGCACTTAGACCCTTATCGCGACCAAACGCCATATCCTTGGCGTTGGCATCCATGATCGCGCTTTTTGCAGTCCAAACTGCATCTGCCGCCGCGACCAGCGCTTCGGTCTTGGCCTGCGGCGTGGCGACGGCCAATATCTTGGCGGCGGCTTTTGCCCGCGCACCAATGTCAGCCATAAGGTCGGGAATGTTCGTCTCATTTGTCATCAGATCACCATATCGTCACGATGAATAAATACACCGCGCCCCTCATACCCCAGCGCGCCAGCAATATCTTGGCTGCGCAACCCCTTGATCACCTGTGCCTCATCGCTCGAATAGCGCGACAGCCCAAGACCGAGGCGTTCGCCGCGCGCCGTCACAATCGCCACCGGATCGCCGCGCTGATAGCTGCCCATGGTGGCAATAATACCGATCGGCAACAAAGACTTACCAGATATTAATGCGGTTTGCGCCCCATCATCAACAGTGACGTCACCGTGGGATTTCATTGCCGCGATCCAGCGTTTGCGCGCAGCTTGGGGGTTCGTTTGCGCGGCAAACCACGTGCAACGCCCACCGTCACCAAGTACTTTCAATGGGTTAAGAGGCGTTCCTAATGCAATCACCATACTGCATCCGGCATCGGTGGCCATTTTTGCCGCCATTAGCTTGGTCTTCATGCCGCCCCGGGACAGACCAGACCCGGCGTCGCCAGCCTGACGTTCAATCTCAGGCGTAATTTTATCAATCTTATCATAATGCTGCGCATCACTATTCGTGTGAGGATTGTCAGAATAAAACCCGTCAACATCACTCAATAATACCAGACAATCTGCGCCAATCGTCACCGCAACCTGTGCGGCCAGCCGATCGTTATCACCGTAACGGATTTCGTCGGTCGCAACCGTATCGTTTTCATTCACAATCGGAGTCACACCGAGCGACAACAACGTTTCCATCGTCGCGCGGCTGTTTAGATAACGTCGCCGATCCTCGGAGTCCTCAAGCGTGACCAGTACCTGTGCCGTCGTTATCCCGTGCGGCGCAAGCGCTTCTTCATAGGCGCGCGCAAGCCTAATTTGCCCGACCGCTGCCGCTGCTTGCGATTGTTCTAGGGCCAATTCTGTTCGCGGCAGCCCCAGCACACCGCGTCCCAGCGCAATTGAACCGGATGACACCAAAATCACGTCGGTGCCCCGTGCCCGTATCGCCGCCACGTCCGTTGCCAGTGATCGCAACCAATCGAACCGCAGCCCAGCCACTTGATCCACAAGCAGTGCCGACCCAATCTTAACAACCAAACGTTTTGCAGATGTTAGGGCCGCCAAGGTTCTTCCTCCT from Octadecabacter antarcticus 307 includes the following:
- the proB gene encoding glutamate 5-kinase; its protein translation is MAALTSAKRLVVKIGSALLVDQVAGLRFDWLRSLATDVAAIRARGTDVILVSSGSIALGRGVLGLPRTELALEQSQAAAAVGQIRLARAYEEALAPHGITTAQVLVTLEDSEDRRRYLNSRATMETLLSLGVTPIVNENDTVATDEIRYGDNDRLAAQVAVTIGADCLVLLSDVDGFYSDNPHTNSDAQHYDKIDKITPEIERQAGDAGSGLSRGGMKTKLMAAKMATDAGCSMVIALGTPLNPLKVLGDGGRCTWFAAQTNPQAARKRWIAAMKSHGDVTVDDGAQTALISGKSLLPIGIIATMGSYQRGDPVAIVTARGERLGLGLSRYSSDEAQVIKGLRSQDIAGALGYEGRGVFIHRDDMVI